The Plectropomus leopardus isolate mb chromosome 2, YSFRI_Pleo_2.0, whole genome shotgun sequence genome has a window encoding:
- the ap5b1 gene encoding AP-5 complex subunit beta-1 translates to MALNWAERISAFFRSPSRFLSGTTAEAFLAELLRELRDDRATYSVKVLLLSPLCEYPTLLCPSDSVGEETALELMSVLDQCPPKSVQFRCHLLLALTSVLVCTSCVSSRSRASQDFLELLLQIAQDTSDLHGDGALRSVRATVCSCLQELEASSPGLLSQRLELLGGLRQRETSRLHQAYAGLHSLVLRNAVYQLTQDAGAGAEDLKALLGGNTTFAWEAELDSGPMDNTDSAVLCSVILGPMSTVPTLQTGPDCKELRSVLSSLLEESYLLTPVCQAALLHRLTEVVAMVPGVPPAIFRAQLLRLLGTSEVCLLHSTLLMKCAFTDSLFSAEDEAFILQRLVMLSQHPLLSTPEKLFYMDCILHFPENRPISCGDGDETLPVLLTPRLASALVPTVFNDSATMLARLNLLALVYLEEGEEGEEGGRGLAYLSAHLSSLLHIVENGGSREIVVTFFRVAFLFLLYFCHVECYFHSLTEQLSQLYLRHTHLAPHLINLADQTQDRLPESGWAVGFLKALQGVITEAPLTQLTLQDLSRHLKVLARVAEEREIPQRSTLSFLSSVITPSSSSLCVSGDWRLGNSLLGVCRVHPSLDSLLVPLADILQHLSCRYGDTDIQDHARLYYTLLTTLSREKLAGVLAQGSTEGGRQVKKHSLSNIMAESEGLTGLLNIHHTEKTIIRLTEAHSELQQHTLTDEESDLNQNGTDACQGEVDAALEQYRAQFDVPNFTSEITLNYQLTHTDAADSRFDQLFSIRLHFSLTDDHYEELRDISVPCLFRERPSPKVQLRLKPRQPYPTTLHASAIFTTQDGLSWLTVLPHIHVAFQQAFMPLPAPSTWGRGAKLNLFQALWDRISSESGEDCATSLFCCQMEEVALTALLRTHFLPHLLSEPSDEEEFKVLLFLPPQSHILLRIRAEEDAVHFNIATDNWQLLPHISSYLLTVTSSQKKH, encoded by the exons ATGGCGCTGAACTGGGCCGAGAGGATCTCTGCTTTCTTCCGCAGTCCGTCCCGCTTCCTCTCCGGGACCACAGCCGAGGCTTTCCTCGCGGAGCTGCTGCGCGAGCTCCGAGATGACAGAGCCACGTACAGTGTCAAG GTCCTCCTGTTGTCCCCTCTGTGTGAGTACCCGACCCTGCTGTGTCCCTCAGACTCGGTGGGTGAGGAGACAGCCCTGGAGCTCATGTCAGTGTTGGACCAGTGTCCTCCTAAGTCTGTTCAGTTCCGCTGTCACCTCCTCCTAGCCCTCACCTCTGTGCTGGTCTGCACCTCCTGCGTGAGCAGCCGTTCCCGTGCGTCTCAGGACTTCCTGGAGCTGCTCCTTCAGATAGCCCAGGACACCAGTGACCTTCACGGTGATGGTGCTCTTCGCTCTGTGCGGGCCACAGTTTGTAGCTGCCTGCAGGAGCTGGAGGCTAGCTCTCCTGGCCTCCTCTCACAGCGCCTCGAGCTCTTAGGTGGGCTCCGGCAGCGAGAGACATCCCGGCTGCACCAGGCCTACGCAGGACTCCACAGTCTGGTGTTAAGAAATGCTGTGTATCAGCTGACCCAGGATGCAGGAGCTGGAGCAGAGGATCTGAAGGCTCTACTGGGAGGAAACACAACATTTGCATGGGAGGCAGAGCTGGACTCCGGCCCGATGGATAACACAGACTCAGCCGTACTGTGCTCTGTCATCCTGGGCCCCATGAGCACCGTGCCCACCCTGCAGACCGGGCCTGACTGTAAGGAACTGCGATCAGTCCTGTCCTCCCTCCTGGAGGAGTCCTACCTCCTCACTCCTGTGTGTCAGGCTGCTCTGCTCCACAGACTGACAGAAGTGGTTGCCATGGTTCCCGGTGTCCCTCCAGCCATATTCAGAGCTCAGCTGCTGCGACTGCTGGGCACCAGCGAG GTGTGCCTCCTCCACAGCACTTTGCTGATGAAGTGTGCGTTCACAGACAGTCTGTTCAGCGCAGAGGATGAAGCCTTCATCCTCCAGCGGCTGGTGATGCTCTCCCAGCACCCACTGCTCAGTACACCTGAGAAGCTTTTCTACATGGACTGCATCCTGCACTTTCCTGAGAACCGGCCAATCAGCTGTGGCGACGGAGACGAGACCCTCCCTGTGTTGCTGACCCCGCGGCTGGCCTCGGCTCTGGTGCCCACCGTGTTCAACGACAGCGCCACCATGCTGGCTCGCCTCAACCTGCTGGCTCTGGTCTACCTGGAGGAGGGCGAGGAGGGGGAAGAGGGGGGCAGAGGGCTGGCCTACCTCTCCGCACACCTCAGCTCGCTGCTGCACATTGTGGAAAACGGAGGCAGCCGAGAGATTGTCGTCACCTTCTTCAGAGTCgccttcctcttcctgttgtACTTCTGCCACGTGGAGTGCTACTTTCACAGCCTGACGGAGCAGCTGAGTCAGCTCTACCTCCGCCACACCCACCTGGCTCCACACCTCATCAACTTGGCAGACCAGACCCAGGACAGGCTCCCTGAGTCCGGCTGGGCTGTGGGGTTCCTGAAGGCCCTGCAGGGGGTCATCACAGAGGCCCCGCTCACCCAGCTCACCCTACAGGACCTGAGCCGGCACCTCAAGGTGCTGGCTCGGGTGGCGGAGGAGAGAGAAATCCCACAGCGCAGCACACTCTCCTTCTTGTCCAGCGTCATCACTCcgtcttcttcctctctgtgcgTAAGCGGTGACTGGCGTCTGGGGAACAGCCTGCTGGGGGTCTGCCGGGTCCACCCCAGCCTGGACTCGCTGCTTGTCCCTCTGGCTGACATCCTGCAGCATCTCAGCTGCCGCTATGGAGACACAGACATCCAAGACCACGCCCGCCTCTACTACACCCTCCTGACCACACTATCCAGGGAGAAGCTGGCCGGGGTTTTGGCGCAGGGCTCAACAGAGGGAGGACGGCAGGTCAAGAAGCACTCGCTGTCCAACATCATGGCAGAGAGCGAGGGGCTGACGGGCCTGCTGAACATTCACCACACAGAGAAGACAATCATCAGGCTGACGGAGGCGCATTCTGAGctgcaacaacacacactaACTGATGAAGAAAGTGACCTTAACCAGAACGGGACGGACGCCTGCCAAGGAGAGGTGGACGCAGCTCTGGAACAATACAGAGCTCAGTTTGATGTCCCTAACTTCACCTCAGAAATCACCTTAAACTACCAGCTGACTCACACTGACGCCGCTGATTCCCGCTTTGATCAGCTCTTCAGCATCCGCCTCCACTTCAGCCTCACAGACGACCATTATGAAGAACTGAGGGACATCAGTGTCCCGTGTCTGTTCAGAGAGAGGCCATCACCCAAGGTCCAGCTGAGACTGAAGCCCAGACAGCCCTACCCCACCACCCTCCACGCCAGCGCCATTTTCACCACCCAGGACGGCCTGTCCTGGCTCACCGTCCTGCCACACATCCATGTGGCGTTCCAGCAGGCCTTCATGCCTCTGCCCGCCCCCTCAACATGGGGACGAGGCGCCAAGCTGAACCTGTTCCAGGCTTTATGGGACAGAATTAGCTCTGAAAGCGGGGAGGACTGTGCGACCAGCCTGTTCTGCTGCCAGATGGAGGAGGTAGCTCTGACTGCCCTGCTGCGGACACACTTCCTCCCTCACCTCCTGTCAGAGCCGTCTGATGAAGAAGAGTTCAAAGTGCTGTTATTCCTCCCACCACAGTCTCACATCCTGCTGAGGATCAGGGCGGAGGAAGATGCCGTGCACTTCAACATCGCCACAGATAACTGGCAGCTTCTGCCTCACATCAGTTCTTATCTTCTGACAGTCACATCctcacagaaaaaacactga
- the c2h1orf50 gene encoding uncharacterized protein C1orf50 homolog: MDRTVSLPNQPDKTTTVTLVESSSSPSGLELVSSYQTNRVGDPMDLVALASQVQKGDDFIKANACNRLTVIADQIRYLQEQARKVLEDAKRDSDLHHAACNIVKKPGNMYYLYQRPSGQKYFSIISPKEWGPSCPHTFVGAFKLQHDMSWTPMDEVEKRDSEIAIMDKLLSQQTALPPYTEPNFKGLSD, encoded by the exons ATGGACAGGACGGTCAGTCTTCCCAACCAGCCCGACAAAACCACCACAG TGACTCTGGTTGAGAGCAGCAGCTCCCCCAGCGGTCTGGAACTGGTCAGTTCCTACCAGACCAACAGAGTGGGAGACCCCATGGACTTGGTGGCCCTGGCATCACAAGTACAGAAG ggAGATGACTTCATTAAAGCCAACGCCTGCAACAGGCTGACAGTCATTGCTGACCAGATCAGATACTTACAGGAGCAGGCCAGAAAG gttttagaagATGCTAAAAGAGATTCTGACCTCCACCATGCCGCCTGTAACATAGTGAAGAAACCAGGCAACATGTATTACCTCTACCAGCGGCCATCTGGACAGAAATACTTCTCCATCATCTCTCCTAAG GAATGGGGTCCAAGTTGCCCTCACACATTTGTTGGTGCATTCAAACTTCAACACGACATGTCCTGGACGCCCATGGACGAGGTGGAGAAGAGGGACTCAGAGATCGCCATCATGGACAAACTGCTGAGCCAGCAGACTGCCTTACCACCCTACACAGAGCCCAACTTCAAGGGCCTCTCTGACTGA